A genomic segment from Ignavibacteriales bacterium encodes:
- a CDS encoding GWxTD domain-containing protein: MKNIRLYMYYVLSFCLLSLQMQSQTQSHVQNRFVLNVDYSRFWQNDSTMFVEISTAVYPNLTILTQDSLGYHGKIELSITIQDTSSGVFVNTDRFTIPMNFIDSVALAKTKSMVNNATYTLRCGLYKVSVLGVDASNRSRRDSSMFFIDIIKRPDTIALSDIELCSSITESSDQKDVFYKNTYRVIPNPNCVYGSTTFPLVLTYMEFYNLKKGMTYSIKAQIVDSKGDVKKQRTHLRRFSIPNVVDVTTLNVTSISSGKYNYVIILSDTLGNEIAKSHRPIFLYNPNVQSAQAQPLSEGSAVYAGFSLEDLAEEFRVAKYITQSEDNNAFDKLTTLGARQEFMQKFWTRIEREELGRLNLTRSIYMQRVETANQRYKTQAKEGWRTDRGRVLILYGEPDEIQRFTYSMDRKPYEIWNYHQIEGGVEFDFVDLIGFNEYLLVNSTKRDEIKDDSWQQLLNQ, translated from the coding sequence ATGAAAAACATACGTTTGTATATGTATTATGTTCTCTCATTCTGTCTGCTAAGTCTTCAAATGCAATCGCAAACTCAATCTCATGTACAGAATCGCTTTGTTCTTAATGTCGATTATAGTCGGTTTTGGCAAAACGATTCTACAATGTTTGTAGAAATATCCACCGCAGTCTATCCGAATCTTACTATACTTACGCAAGATTCCCTGGGCTATCATGGGAAAATCGAATTGAGTATTACCATTCAGGATACATCAAGCGGAGTATTTGTTAACACAGATCGGTTTACGATTCCAATGAATTTTATCGATTCTGTTGCTCTCGCTAAAACAAAATCGATGGTTAATAACGCAACATATACTTTACGATGTGGCCTCTATAAAGTCTCTGTCTTGGGTGTTGATGCTTCCAATAGATCACGACGGGATAGTTCAATGTTCTTCATCGATATCATCAAGAGACCCGACACAATTGCTCTTAGTGATATCGAATTATGCTCAAGCATCACCGAATCTTCAGATCAAAAAGATGTTTTCTATAAAAATACATATCGAGTGATTCCTAATCCGAATTGTGTTTATGGCTCAACGACTTTTCCTCTGGTGCTCACGTATATGGAATTCTATAATCTGAAGAAGGGAATGACGTATTCAATCAAAGCACAAATTGTAGATTCGAAGGGTGATGTAAAGAAGCAGCGAACGCATCTCCGTCGATTCTCAATTCCCAACGTCGTGGATGTAACAACGTTGAATGTTACTTCGATTAGTTCAGGAAAATACAACTACGTTATTATCCTTTCCGATACACTTGGCAACGAAATTGCCAAATCACATCGGCCTATTTTTCTCTACAATCCCAATGTCCAATCAGCGCAAGCTCAGCCACTTTCAGAAGGAAGCGCTGTGTATGCTGGGTTCTCTTTGGAGGATCTTGCCGAAGAGTTTCGAGTTGCAAAGTATATTACACAATCCGAGGATAACAATGCATTCGATAAATTAACGACACTGGGAGCACGTCAAGAGTTTATGCAAAAATTTTGGACGAGAATTGAGAGAGAAGAACTTGGACGTTTAAACCTTACAAGATCTATCTATATGCAAAGAGTTGAGACTGCCAATCAGCGCTATAAGACACAGGCTAAGGAAGGATGGCGGACAGATCGAGGTAGAGTTCTTATTCTCTATGGAGAACCTGATGAAATACAAAGATTTACCTACTCGATGGATCGCAAACCGTACGAAATCTGGAATTATCATCAAATAGAAGGCGGTGTTGAGTTCGACTTTGTTGATCTTATAGGATTTAATGAATACCTCCTTGTGAATTCTACGAAACGTGATGAAATAAAGGATGATTCATGGCAACAATTATTAAATCAGTAA
- a CDS encoding glycosyl transferase — translation MKYGYFDDKQKEYVITLPDTPLPWINYLGTSDFFGIISNTAGGYCFYQDAKLRRLTRYRYNNIPMDSNGRYLYIKDGDSVWNPMWKPMRVPLDKYECRHGLGYTKITGQKNELEVSSLFFIPLGSRNEIWHVQATNHSKKLKKIRLWSFVEWCLWDALDDMTNFQRNYSTGQVEIENGTIFHKTEYRERRNHYGYFSSSEPVSGFDSSRDAFVGVHQGLDAPQAVMQGSCKNSIAYGWLPIGVHQIDLELKPGESKSINFLLGYAENPPEKKFLENGKIRKDEFEEVKAKYSKTSDVLAAFQTHKDYWENLFSTYQVDAPDTIVNRMANIWNQYQCMVTFNMSRSTSLYESGIGRGMGYRDSNQDILGFVHILPARARQRMLDLARTQLSDGTCFHQYQPLTKKGNADIGGGFNDDPLWLILSVAAYLKETGDYSILSEKTGFADVQNSAATMLDHLTISLQYTLNHRGPHGLPLIGHADWNDCLNLNCFSTTPGESFQLAGHIENDKVAESVMIAGLFCRACEEMAKILKNTGKSEQAEEYLKQAENMRKVIYEHGWDGEWFLRAYDSFSRKLGSSENEEGKIFIESQGWCVLGGAGLENGYAKKALDSVRKHLATPNGIVLQQPAFQKYYEHLGEVSSYPPGYKENAGIFTHNNTWIQIAETMIGRGDQAMEYYKSICPPTKEDQIDIYRSEPYVYSQMTAGKDAPTPGEGKNSWLTGTVAWSFVALSQYILGVHPDYNGLRIDPCIPSAWKKYNVVRKFRNSIYNITVHNPKNVCKGVKSLKLDGKLLNGTVIPVLNDGKTHTVEVELG, via the coding sequence GTGAAATACGGATATTTTGATGATAAACAAAAAGAATACGTAATAACACTTCCCGATACACCTTTACCATGGATCAATTACTTAGGCACCAGCGATTTCTTTGGAATCATTTCCAACACGGCAGGAGGATATTGCTTTTATCAAGATGCAAAACTTCGCCGTTTGACACGTTATCGGTATAATAATATTCCCATGGATAGCAATGGCCGGTACCTCTATATCAAAGACGGCGATTCAGTTTGGAATCCAATGTGGAAACCTATGCGTGTTCCACTTGATAAGTACGAATGCCGTCATGGGTTGGGATATACGAAGATCACCGGACAAAAAAATGAGCTGGAGGTTTCTTCATTATTTTTTATTCCGTTGGGTTCTAGAAATGAAATCTGGCATGTGCAGGCAACAAATCATTCAAAGAAACTGAAAAAAATTCGGTTGTGGAGCTTTGTTGAATGGTGTCTGTGGGATGCTCTTGATGATATGACCAACTTTCAAAGAAATTATTCTACCGGTCAAGTTGAAATAGAAAATGGTACCATTTTCCACAAAACAGAATATCGCGAACGAAGAAATCATTATGGATATTTTTCTTCCAGCGAACCCGTCTCTGGTTTTGACAGCAGCCGTGATGCATTTGTAGGTGTGCATCAGGGACTGGATGCACCGCAAGCTGTCATGCAGGGAAGTTGTAAGAACAGTATTGCATATGGATGGTTGCCTATCGGTGTTCATCAAATAGACCTGGAGTTGAAACCAGGTGAATCAAAATCTATAAATTTCTTATTAGGGTATGCGGAAAATCCGCCTGAAAAGAAATTTCTCGAGAACGGAAAAATCAGAAAAGATGAATTTGAAGAAGTGAAAGCGAAATACTCGAAGACTTCGGATGTACTGGCCGCATTTCAAACACACAAAGATTATTGGGAAAACTTGTTCTCAACGTATCAGGTTGATGCACCTGATACGATCGTTAATCGGATGGCAAATATCTGGAACCAATATCAATGTATGGTTACTTTTAACATGTCGCGCTCAACATCTTTATATGAATCCGGAATTGGCAGAGGAATGGGATATCGCGACAGCAATCAAGATATTCTGGGATTCGTGCACATCTTACCAGCCAGAGCACGTCAGCGGATGTTGGATTTAGCACGAACACAGCTTTCTGATGGCACATGCTTTCATCAATATCAGCCGCTCACCAAGAAAGGGAATGCTGATATAGGTGGTGGATTTAACGATGATCCTCTCTGGCTGATTCTATCCGTTGCGGCTTATCTGAAGGAAACAGGTGATTACAGTATTCTCAGTGAAAAGACCGGTTTTGCGGATGTTCAGAATTCAGCAGCAACAATGCTTGATCATCTTACTATCTCACTACAGTATACGTTAAATCACCGAGGACCGCATGGTTTGCCGCTTATTGGCCATGCTGACTGGAATGACTGCCTTAATCTGAATTGCTTCTCTACGACACCAGGCGAAAGCTTCCAATTAGCAGGACATATCGAAAATGATAAAGTCGCCGAATCCGTCATGATCGCTGGTTTGTTTTGTAGAGCTTGTGAAGAGATGGCGAAAATTCTAAAAAACACCGGAAAATCTGAACAAGCCGAAGAGTATCTGAAGCAAGCTGAAAATATGAGGAAGGTGATTTATGAGCATGGATGGGATGGTGAATGGTTCCTCAGGGCTTATGATTCTTTTAGCAGAAAACTTGGCTCATCAGAAAATGAAGAAGGTAAAATATTTATTGAAAGCCAGGGCTGGTGTGTTTTGGGCGGTGCTGGATTAGAAAATGGCTATGCAAAAAAAGCGTTAGACAGTGTCCGGAAACATTTAGCGACACCGAATGGAATCGTCTTGCAGCAGCCAGCTTTCCAAAAATATTATGAGCACTTAGGTGAAGTAAGTTCCTATCCACCCGGATATAAGGAAAATGCTGGTATCTTTACTCATAATAATACTTGGATACAAATTGCTGAAACCATGATCGGCAGGGGAGATCAGGCTATGGAATATTACAAGAGCATTTGTCCTCCGACGAAAGAAGATCAAATAGATATTTACCGTTCCGAGCCCTATGTGTATAGTCAAATGACCGCGGGCAAAGACGCCCCTACGCCAGGCGAAGGCAAAAATTCTTGGCTCACAGGCACAGTGGCTTGGTCTTTCGTCGCTCTTTCTCAATACATTCTCGGCGTACATCCAGATTACAACGGATTACGTATTGATCCTTGCATCCCAAGTGCATGGAAAAAGTATAATGTCGTTCGAAAGTTTAGAAACAGTATTTATAATATTACAGTGCATAACCCAAAGAACGTTTGCAAAGGCGTGAAGAGTCTGAAGCTAGACGGAAAATTATTGAACGGTACTGTTATTCCAGTTTTGAATGATGGGAAAACTCACACTGTAGAAGTTGAACTCGGTTAA
- a CDS encoding cellulase family glycosylhydrolase yields MIRQNIFVSLRIMLFMSALASLTSTAVYSNDTLIVEKHGQLSVKGNRIVDKNGDPVALHGMCLYWSQWKGLFYNYDCVQWLRDDWKCTVVRASMAVESGGYLTNPETEKAKIMAVIDACIDLGIYVIVDWHDHYAQRHGDQSIAFFEEIASTYNGIPNIIYEIYNEPWGSVSWADSVKPYADSVARHIRAIDSVNLILVGSPNWSQDVDVAANNPLLYNNIAYTLHFYAATHKQWLRNKATTALNRGAALFVSEFGTTTSSGDGTIDSAETNIWMQFMTDNKLSWCNWSVADLTETSAALKPGANANGGWPDSDISISGLLIRRKLREAYELSTTSVGTVSETPLNFALHQNYPNPFNPSTTISYSLPEGAKVKIDIYNLLGQKVAVLVDRVEAAGNHSVTWDAHNFSSGIYYSRIRAEGEKTFEKTQKLALVR; encoded by the coding sequence ATGATACGACAAAATATTTTTGTATCACTGCGCATAATGCTTTTCATGAGCGCGCTTGCAAGCTTGACCAGCACAGCAGTATACTCCAACGACACGTTAATTGTTGAAAAGCATGGTCAACTAAGCGTTAAAGGGAATCGGATAGTAGACAAAAATGGTGATCCTGTCGCTTTGCACGGAATGTGTTTGTATTGGAGCCAATGGAAAGGGCTATTCTATAATTACGATTGTGTGCAATGGCTTCGTGATGATTGGAAATGTACCGTTGTGCGTGCGTCGATGGCAGTAGAATCGGGAGGATATCTTACGAATCCGGAAACTGAAAAAGCTAAGATTATGGCTGTAATTGACGCGTGTATCGATTTAGGTATCTATGTTATTGTTGACTGGCATGATCATTATGCCCAGCGGCATGGAGATCAGTCAATTGCTTTTTTTGAAGAAATCGCAAGTACGTATAACGGCATACCAAACATAATCTATGAAATTTATAATGAGCCTTGGGGATCTGTCTCCTGGGCTGATTCTGTGAAGCCATACGCGGATTCTGTGGCTAGACATATTCGCGCCATTGATTCTGTTAATCTTATTCTTGTTGGTTCTCCAAATTGGTCCCAGGATGTTGATGTTGCCGCTAATAATCCTTTGTTATATAACAATATTGCTTATACATTACATTTCTATGCCGCAACCCACAAACAATGGTTGCGAAACAAAGCGACGACGGCATTGAATAGAGGCGCCGCACTTTTTGTGAGTGAATTTGGTACAACGACGTCGAGCGGAGATGGAACTATTGATTCCGCCGAAACAAATATTTGGATGCAATTTATGACTGATAATAAATTGAGTTGGTGCAACTGGTCTGTTGCTGATTTAACCGAGACCTCCGCTGCATTAAAACCGGGCGCCAATGCCAATGGCGGGTGGCCGGACTCAGATATTAGCATTTCAGGTCTTTTGATAAGAAGAAAACTTAGGGAAGCGTATGAGTTGTCCACAACAAGTGTGGGGACTGTGAGTGAAACGCCGTTGAATTTTGCATTACACCAGAACTATCCCAATCCGTTTAATCCATCAACAACGATCAGCTATTCGTTGCCTGAGGGAGCAAAGGTGAAAATTGATATATACAATCTTCTGGGACAAAAAGTGGCTGTCTTAGTCGATAGAGTTGAAGCTGCAGGCAATCATTCAGTTACATGGGATGCGCACAACTTCTCAAGCGGAATTTATTACTCTAGGATAAGAGCCGAAGGGGAAAAGACATTCGAGAAAACTCAAAAGTTAGCGCTTGTACGATAG
- a CDS encoding Na+:solute symporter codes for MNLHIIDIGIILLYLISTIFIGFYISKKATKDMNSYFLGGNRIPWWVLGISDASGMFDISGTMLLVYWLSVYGMKSIWIPWIWPVFNQIFLMVYLSPWLRRSNVMTGAEWMKTRFGTGRGATLSHIVVVIFALISVIGFLSYGFKGIGKFAVAFLPALVTDPVTLAHYPQINANLYALILMGITTLYVVKGGMMSVVATEVVQYCILSISAVAIGIIAMVHVSPDMINSVVPEGWKSMMFGANLNLDWSTVHSILATKVVAFNQWIKTDGYSVFGLFFGMMLFKGFFVAAAGPAPNYDMQRILSTRSPKEAAKMNSMVSIVLNPTRYFMVAGITVLALTNFDTLYKTSLTTPDFEGILSEVLANYVPVGLLGLLMAGFIAAFMSNFAATVNAAPAYIVNDIYKRYINPHADPKKYVRMSYIASVAVVVVGITTGFFVESINQAALWIVASLWGGYTAANVLKWYWWRFNGYGYFWGMVSGITTSLVLLLLNNLGFIPFLNHWPLSDNPSMNSFPFIFLNSIIGCLIGTFLTKPESDEVLMKFYHNVRPWGFWKPIYEKVVKIDPEFVANKNFKRDMSNIFVGIVWQITLMATPVFLVLRDFNSLLICLGVLAVTSLILKFNWWDNLESSYGEQKTKFVFPVTENGTSAGQGNK; via the coding sequence ATGAATCTTCATATTATTGATATCGGAATAATCCTTCTCTATTTAATTTCTACAATATTTATTGGATTCTATATTTCTAAAAAAGCTACGAAGGACATGAATAGTTACTTCCTTGGGGGTAACCGTATTCCTTGGTGGGTTCTGGGTATTTCTGATGCTTCGGGTATGTTTGATATTTCCGGCACGATGCTTTTGGTTTATTGGCTTTCTGTGTATGGAATGAAGAGCATTTGGATCCCCTGGATATGGCCGGTGTTTAATCAAATTTTTTTAATGGTTTATTTATCTCCCTGGCTACGAAGATCAAATGTGATGACGGGTGCAGAATGGATGAAGACCCGTTTTGGGACGGGAAGAGGCGCTACGCTTTCCCATATCGTCGTAGTGATATTTGCTCTTATTAGTGTCATTGGATTTCTCTCGTATGGGTTTAAAGGAATTGGGAAATTTGCCGTTGCATTTCTACCCGCCTTGGTAACTGACCCGGTAACGCTGGCTCATTACCCTCAAATAAATGCAAATCTTTATGCTCTCATACTTATGGGAATAACAACATTGTATGTTGTCAAGGGTGGAATGATGAGCGTCGTTGCAACAGAAGTCGTTCAATATTGCATTCTTTCAATTTCTGCGGTTGCAATTGGTATTATAGCAATGGTTCACGTTTCCCCGGACATGATCAATAGTGTAGTTCCAGAAGGCTGGAAAAGCATGATGTTTGGTGCAAACCTGAATCTGGATTGGTCGACAGTGCATTCCATCCTTGCGACAAAAGTAGTCGCATTTAATCAATGGATCAAAACGGATGGCTATTCAGTTTTTGGATTATTTTTTGGTATGATGCTCTTTAAAGGATTCTTTGTTGCCGCAGCGGGTCCCGCGCCTAATTATGATATGCAGAGAATTCTTTCTACACGCAGTCCGAAAGAAGCAGCAAAAATGAATTCCATGGTTAGTATTGTTCTTAATCCGACCCGCTATTTTATGGTTGCAGGTATTACAGTACTTGCCCTGACAAATTTTGACACACTTTATAAAACCTCTTTAACGACTCCCGATTTTGAAGGAATTCTTTCTGAAGTTCTTGCTAATTATGTCCCTGTTGGCTTACTCGGTCTGCTTATGGCTGGTTTTATAGCGGCATTTATGAGCAATTTTGCAGCGACAGTAAATGCTGCACCTGCATATATTGTGAATGATATCTATAAGCGTTACATCAATCCTCATGCAGATCCCAAAAAATATGTCAGGATGAGCTATATTGCATCTGTTGCTGTTGTCGTGGTTGGAATAACAACCGGATTCTTTGTTGAATCAATTAATCAAGCCGCACTTTGGATTGTTGCATCATTATGGGGCGGTTATACAGCAGCCAATGTTTTAAAATGGTACTGGTGGCGTTTTAATGGATATGGATATTTCTGGGGTATGGTTTCAGGTATTACAACTTCATTGGTGCTGCTTTTATTGAATAACCTGGGTTTTATTCCATTCTTGAATCATTGGCCGTTATCCGATAATCCAAGTATGAATTCTTTTCCCTTTATCTTTCTCAATTCTATCATTGGATGTTTGATCGGCACCTTCTTAACGAAACCAGAAAGTGATGAAGTGCTTATGAAGTTCTACCACAATGTTCGTCCTTGGGGCTTCTGGAAGCCGATCTATGAAAAAGTTGTGAAAATTGATCCAGAGTTTGTAGCGAATAAAAATTTCAAACGTGATATGTCAAATATCTTCGTTGGAATTGTATGGCAGATAACACTCATGGCGACACCTGTGTTTTTAGTACTACGAGATTTCAACTCGCTCTTGATCTGTCTTGGTGTGTTGGCAGTGACGTCACTCATATTAAAGTTTAATTGGTGGGACAACCTTGAATCCTCGTATGGTGAACAAAAGACGAAATTCGTATTTCCAGTGACAGAGAATGGGACTTCAGCGGGACAAGGAAATAAATAA
- a CDS encoding GDSL-type esterase/lipase family protein: MAVTLPFVCILLLEIGLRVFHYGGNLDLFIEGPDGYGEYLRCNPNVARRYFSMQSSIPTPPKQLFLKQKPSNGYRIFVLGESSAAGFPYGNNASFPNVLARALSNAFPEKRIEVINVAMAAINSYTLLDLVDEVIQQSPDALLIYTGHNEYYGALGVGSAQSLGNFRWLINAYLKLQSIKVFLLLRDCIEWTRIQFSRIFYKGSEVDPSATLMERIVAEQTIPYGSSLYENGKKQFHENIDAILQRAQKSGVQVVLSELVSNVRDQEPFISIEGKEGPSAKSIYTLAQQLEAHGEYENAKRNYYLAKDLDALRFRAPEEFNSILRELAKKYNIPIVPAISYFEKESPNTFIGSSLILEHVHPNIKGYFLLAKAFYETIQNNRMIGTEWPSNCIDQEWNHGLTELDSVYSALVIQQLKGSWPFQPKSLPNQFLKYFRPATQIEKIAFHVIQTANYSLESGHMELGNYYKKQGILDKAFLEYNALITSIPHEIEFYQKAAAVLLEEKEYDKASHLLRTSLKYKGNYFAYKWIGQVALMENDYKEAISFLLKADLLDTQVVFNLCRAYYSDGQWKNGEVYFRRLQNLAPHSNYFDYLKKMRIQSLIKNSTPPSK; encoded by the coding sequence GTGGCTGTTACACTCCCATTCGTATGTATCCTGCTTCTTGAAATAGGTCTTCGAGTATTTCATTACGGAGGAAACCTCGATCTGTTTATTGAAGGGCCGGATGGATATGGAGAATATCTCCGCTGTAATCCGAATGTTGCCCGACGTTATTTTTCCATGCAATCGAGCATACCGACACCTCCCAAACAATTATTTCTTAAGCAAAAACCTTCGAATGGATATAGAATATTTGTGTTAGGTGAATCCAGTGCTGCAGGTTTTCCTTATGGAAATAATGCTTCTTTCCCTAATGTGTTAGCGCGAGCTCTCTCAAATGCGTTTCCTGAAAAGCGTATTGAAGTAATTAATGTTGCGATGGCTGCTATCAACAGCTACACACTTTTAGATCTGGTTGATGAAGTCATTCAACAATCACCCGATGCATTACTTATTTATACAGGTCATAATGAGTATTACGGTGCATTGGGAGTTGGATCAGCACAATCCCTGGGCAATTTTCGATGGCTTATTAATGCCTACTTGAAGCTTCAATCAATAAAAGTGTTTTTGCTCTTACGCGATTGTATCGAATGGACAAGAATTCAGTTTAGTAGAATATTTTATAAAGGAAGCGAGGTTGATCCTTCTGCTACTTTGATGGAAAGAATCGTTGCTGAACAGACTATTCCGTATGGCAGTTCACTCTATGAAAACGGAAAAAAGCAGTTTCATGAAAACATAGATGCTATTCTTCAACGAGCTCAAAAAAGTGGTGTACAAGTGGTTCTGAGTGAATTGGTAAGCAATGTAAGGGATCAAGAACCATTCATCTCGATAGAGGGTAAGGAAGGACCATCGGCAAAATCAATATATACTCTGGCACAACAATTAGAAGCACATGGTGAATATGAAAATGCCAAACGAAATTATTATTTGGCAAAAGACTTAGATGCGTTGCGTTTTCGTGCACCAGAAGAGTTTAATTCAATCTTAAGGGAATTAGCGAAGAAATATAATATTCCGATTGTACCTGCAATATCGTATTTTGAAAAGGAATCTCCGAATACATTCATCGGGAGTTCTTTGATCCTGGAACATGTACATCCCAATATAAAAGGCTATTTTCTTTTAGCAAAAGCATTTTATGAAACAATTCAAAACAATCGAATGATTGGTACTGAATGGCCTTCGAATTGTATTGACCAAGAATGGAATCATGGATTGACCGAATTAGATAGTGTGTATAGTGCGCTGGTCATTCAGCAGCTAAAAGGGAGCTGGCCATTCCAACCGAAATCTCTGCCCAATCAGTTTCTCAAATATTTTCGACCAGCTACTCAGATTGAAAAAATAGCCTTTCACGTTATTCAAACTGCAAATTATAGCCTCGAATCAGGCCATATGGAATTAGGCAATTACTATAAAAAACAGGGTATTCTTGATAAAGCTTTTTTAGAATATAATGCGCTCATTACATCAATTCCTCATGAAATAGAATTCTATCAAAAGGCCGCAGCCGTTCTTCTTGAAGAAAAAGAATATGATAAAGCCTCACACTTGTTGCGCACGTCGCTAAAATATAAGGGGAACTATTTTGCATATAAGTGGATTGGACAAGTGGCGTTGATGGAGAATGATTATAAAGAAGCCATTTCGTTTTTATTAAAAGCAGATTTATTAGATACTCAGGTAGTATTTAATTTATGTCGTGCCTATTATTCGGACGGTCAATGGAAGAATGGAGAAGTGTATTTTCGTCGGCTGCAAAATTTAGCTCCTCATTCTAACTATTTCGACTATCTTAAGAAAATGCGAATTCAGTCGCTCATAAAAAATAGTACACCACCATCGAAATAA
- a CDS encoding T9SS type A sorting domain-containing protein, translating into MKNPSTEQASFVFTRNHVPLVATATLSLKHNDSTTIIVELDAAYYSSSDTGTISYRSGTIESVDKGILQPFAPMDVYNWTSSSLVVAEDKSLIPLVSKLDQNYPHPFNPETSMNYELSLYCHVELKIYDLLGRDVATLVDREQNAGRYAVKFNRSNLSSGIYFYRMKAGNFHRTQRMILMK; encoded by the coding sequence ATGAAAAATCCATCTACTGAGCAGGCGTCTTTTGTTTTTACAAGAAATCATGTTCCACTAGTTGCAACGGCAACTCTTTCCTTGAAACACAATGACAGCACAACAATTATTGTAGAGTTAGACGCAGCATATTATTCCAGTAGCGACACTGGCACAATATCATATCGTTCCGGAACGATAGAATCTGTCGATAAAGGAATACTTCAACCTTTCGCTCCAATGGATGTCTATAATTGGACAAGCTCGTCACTGGTGGTCGCAGAAGATAAAAGCCTGATTCCTCTTGTGAGTAAGCTGGACCAAAACTATCCTCACCCATTCAATCCGGAAACATCAATGAACTATGAGCTTTCATTATATTGCCATGTTGAATTAAAAATCTATGATTTATTGGGGCGTGATGTGGCAACATTGGTAGATAGAGAACAGAATGCCGGAAGATATGCTGTAAAATTCAATAGAAGCAATTTAAGCAGCGGTATTTATTTTTATAGAATGAAAGCTGGAAATTTTCATAGGACACAAAGGATGATTCTGATGAAATAA